From Bacillota bacterium:
CGCTAGCTTGTTATTTCCCTTATCGATCAGATATGAAATCAGATCGTCCATACGTTTTTCAGGTGTAGTCTCAGAAAACGTCACGCTTGTGTCCCCCTCTGAAATCTGCTTTACAGCGGCGTCAAAGTCAAAGCCGGTAAGCTGACCTGTGGACTTTTTAAACATTAGAAATTCAGCCGCAGACATTTGGGCAGCTGTCTCATGCAGAGCCTCCGGAATTATCAAGCCCGGAACAGCCGCGTCATACACGCCGCATTCGCTTTTTATCTGATCCTCTGTTTTCTTGATTATAACGCCTAGAATCCACTCGTCAGAAGGGATGAAGGTATAACCGAGCGCCGCAAGCATTTCTTTCACATCGTCCATCATGTGAGATCACATCCATTATTCAGATTTTTCTTCCGCAGAGCCGCTGTCCTCTTCGCTATTTTCATCTTTGCTGTCTTGATCTTTGCTGTCTTCATCTTTGCCCTGTTCGTCTTCCTGAGCCTTAGCCTTTTTCTTTGGCTCCTGCTTTGGCTCTTGAGCTTCATAGCCATGCTCTTTGAACCAGCCTATTAAATAGGGATCGGATGTTGCCCCGATCCCGTTTTTAAATGTCACCCCGGCAGAAACGCCGGAATACTGCTTATTAGGCGCAAATATCTGTGCCACTATGACCCCACCTTACTGTACTTTAATTTTGCGGAGGATACCGGCCGCTTTTGTTGCCTTCAAAACGACTGCCGCAACCATTTCGACCTCGCCGGTCTTTACAGCTCCTGCAGTTTTGAAATCAGGAAGCCATGACTGAACAGGGGCGACGCCAGCCATTGAAACCGCATGGAAGCCGTCAAGACCAAGTCTTGCCGCAAACAGTGATGTTTCTCCCGATGTACCGTCAACAGACACGACAGGGCTGTTTGTTCCCGGCTTTGCCCCGAAGTCTACAAGCGGGATAGAGCCGTAAGATTCTATCTGCTGACCGAAATCGTTCTTTGTCACCTGATACATACCTGCACGTCTAGCGCATGCGCGGATCTTTGCGATAAGCTTAACGTTGCCGCCGATGAATGAAGGTGTGCCGTCAAGACCCATCAGGAATTCATCCAGCACATCAAGGAAAGCCTTGTAGTTCACGTCTACCAATGCTGAAGTTGAGAGGTCGATTGCCGCTCCCGGTATCATTTCTGTTGATGATCCTGTTACAGCCTTCTCAAGTCCGTCGAAAGCCTTTTCATCGACAGCTGAATCACCGTTAATGACGGTATCGTTGAAGAGCGCAGAAGCGGCTTTGATCTTCTGCTGCATCTGAAGCGTTGTTTCTGATACGATACCTCCCATGTTGCTGATGACACGGTCTATCTGGAAAGCGCCGCCGAAGATCTTCAGATCCGCTGTATAACGCTGTTTTGTGACTTCCTGCGAAGCATACTCTGTGTTCACCGCACGAAACTCCGCTGTCGGCTGTGTGATGAGCCTTGTATAGCCGTATGTAAGTGTAGCGCCTCCGCCCGTGGGAGATACGCAGTCGTCGAACGTCAAACTGTTGAATAGGAAATTGCTTTTTGAGAATTCATCGATGACTCCAAGCTGAAGATCATCCTGAACATCCTTTTTTGCTTCTGCTAGTGTAACTGCCATTTATAATTCCGCCTTTCTTTTACTCGTTAGATTCAAAATGTGATTTGACCGCGTCCGCAAGGGTCGCCGGTCTTGCGCTTCCAGGCTGTCCGTCTTTCTTTTCACCCGGAAGTATGCCTTTGAAATTAGGTTTTCCTTTAGTGTCAGTGTCAAATAAGAACTTGGTGTCATCCGACTGGGTCAGCTTTTTTACTGCCTCATCCAAGCCTTTGATACTATCTCCGTCAAACTCCGCGTTCCCTAAGAAGTCAGCGAGAAGCGCTTTTGCGGCAACAGTGCTTTTAGCCTTTGCCGCAATCAAAGATCTTTCGACTATACTGTCTACTTTCATCTGATTTACCTCTGCTTCATAGGTTGCCTTGTCTGTCGCGTTTTGAGCCTGAAGATCTGTTATCTGTTTTTTCAGGGTTTCCACATCACCTGTGGAGGTTTTCAAGGTTTCAAGCTGTGTGTCTCTTGCCGCAACATCTTTTTCTAGCTGTTTTTTAGCGTCATTCACCTCATCAAACCTTGTTTTAGGTATAAACCCTTTCAGTTCTTCCGCTGAAGCGTCCG
This genomic window contains:
- a CDS encoding phage capsid protein; its protein translation is MAVTLAEAKKDVQDDLQLGVIDEFSKSNFLFNSLTFDDCVSPTGGGATLTYGYTRLITQPTAEFRAVNTEYASQEVTKQRYTADLKIFGGAFQIDRVISNMGGIVSETTLQMQQKIKAASALFNDTVINGDSAVDEKAFDGLEKAVTGSSTEMIPGAAIDLSTSALVDVNYKAFLDVLDEFLMGLDGTPSFIGGNVKLIAKIRACARRAGMYQVTKNDFGQQIESYGSIPLVDFGAKPGTNSPVVSVDGTSGETSLFAARLGLDGFHAVSMAGVAPVQSWLPDFKTAGAVKTGEVEMVAAVVLKATKAAGILRKIKVQ
- a CDS encoding phage scaffolding protein yields the protein MKKEDFISLGLDEAAAQKCADASAEELKGFIPKTRFDEVNDAKKQLEKDVAARDTQLETLKTSTGDVETLKKQITDLQAQNATDKATYEAEVNQMKVDSIVERSLIAAKAKSTVAAKALLADFLGNAEFDGDSIKGLDEAVKKLTQSDDTKFLFDTDTKGKPNFKGILPGEKKDGQPGSARPATLADAVKSHFESNE